CCGGAGTTCCACGAGGACTCTAAAGTTTACTGCAACGGCGAGCTAGTGATGACCACCGGTGGCACGCAGAAGGAGTACTCGGTGGACGTATGGTCCGGCAACCACCCCTTCTACCTCGGCGATCGCTCCGCCATCTTCGTCGTCGACGACCAGGTCGAGAAGTTTCGTAAGAAGTACGGCGAGAACTCCCAGATAATGCAGATCCCCGTCCTTCACGGCGAGATTGTGCTGCCCCCAAAGCTCAAATCGTCTAAAGCAGGCAGGAAGAAGTAGCTGTACGCACTCACTCGTATTGCTGCTATTTGCGTTCGCTGTAAAAGAATTTTCAGAGAAAATTGAATTAGGGGTTTGCTGTTGTATTCCCGGTAAGTGTATCTTGATGGCGTCTTtcttcaattattattattattatttttttatggaaACCAGCGCATGTTTTGTATGTGGAAATCTGTTCTTTTTCTGTGTGAACGTGAACGAGTAAATATTTCTTCATTGTATGGCGGTCAGTTGGTGAAATTGAAAGATGCTGCCCTCATTTGGGATTGTGTTATGAAAATTTAAGGTAGCGATCCTGAGTTAGTTTCAGTTAGTATGTTGGGTTCTGTTGTCGTTCGTTGCGTAACTTTGTTACTTAAATCAATTTCTGTGTCCTCTGTTTCCATAATTGCGAAACCGATTCAGCGATGATTCACTGTTCTTTCTCTTGGTATATGTAGAACTCATTATATTGCATTCTCTGAGAATTGAGTGTGTGCTCCTTTTTTGGTTGGTTACAATTTTCCCAAGAAGTTTTTGGCTTTTGGTAGGCTTAAGGATATAAAGCTTCTTTTGTAGTCTGCCTTGTTTGTGATTATTCTGTGCGACGAGTTGTATATTTTTATTGAGTGCACAGAGAATTCCCTGTGGTGTAGAATTCTTTTCCTTTGTTTGCCTTGGGGCTTGTCTTTCGGAACTCGGAAGGTTTCAAGAATTGTCTTTGGTAGATATGCAGATAGATTGGAGGGGCTTTGCTTCACTGATATGTTCtgtttttcattgtatttttttcttgtttttggaAGGCTAATTGTACTCTTTGTAATTTTTTTCTCCAttctaaataaattattatttttatctaaaaaaaggTTAATATCAAGTTTACTACCCCAGAATCCCTAGCAAAACCTACACCAGCAATCATAGCAGCAAATGCTGCAATATGGAGGTAATGTATTCTATTGTTGCTTTGGCCATTTTGGCTGCTAAATATGAATTTGTTGCAGTTTGTTGAAAGGAAGACCTCCATCGATGCTCTTGGTTATTGATTTTTTGCAGCCAACCTGGTACACTGAAGAGACAAGTAAGGTTTTCCTTGATTTGTGCTACTCTTTTGTGAAATAGGTGTATGTAGCTACCATCATATGAGGAGATAAAGTGATTGCTTATGCAAATATTTTTCTTAGGCATCAACAAAAACTTCTCATTACCTAAAGGTTGTAATTTCTTTCATACTGCCATTCAGCTTAATTAGGTGTGCTAAAAGCTTCCCAACATTTTCAAGCTCGAAGCTTGATTCAAATTAGATTACTCTTATATTGGCTTATCTAAGCTCAACTTAATCAAGCTCAATTttgttatataataatattaaatattgttataatatatataaaaacataatattaactatatatatatagaatatataATCTATCACTTGTaaaatataaaaagtaaaaaattaaaaaaatcccGGCCCTCAATAATGGTTGTGAGTAGTATTATGAAGTTCAAACCCAGCTCAAGTTACTTTAGTAGCTTGATTTCTACTCTAACTTGAATATGTTTAAGGTGAATTGGGCTCTGGATCAAGTTGAGTTTGAGTGCCTTGCAATTGACTCATACACACCCCTTTATAAGGGGCATATGCTTCTGGCCTTCCCTAATGCTTGTGTTCATTTTGAGCTGACAGATTGGggatttttcatttatttttttggggaggggtgtgatggtgatggtgatgggAGATTTTGATATTGTATTCTTGTTAGTGTAATAAAAAGAGCAATTCTGATTTCCAACAAGAATATTTAGCCTAAGAATTTATTGGGAATGGCGGTGGTGGGGTCTgctaggtttggtgccgcaccatgaGGTTCAATGTGGCTTGGTGGTGGTCTGAAGTTTCCgggtcataaaaaaaaaaaaaaacatttagcTTAAGCTGCCTTATTGGATTACAAAAGGCCATGCATGCATGTGGGTGCTTTGTTTCCGTAATGATAATAATCTAGAATCTTGAAGATATAATCCTAATAAAATT
The sequence above is a segment of the Malania oleifera isolate guangnan ecotype guangnan chromosome 8, ASM2987363v1, whole genome shotgun sequence genome. Coding sequences within it:
- the LOC131163058 gene encoding large ribosomal subunit protein bL31c yields the protein MALTLSNTFLQRKPSPPVLPLQKAKTRVANRLQLSCRKKDIHPEFHEDSKVYCNGELVMTTGGTQKEYSVDVWSGNHPFYLGDRSAIFVVDDQVEKFRKKYGENSQIMQIPVLHGEIVLPPKLKSSKAGRKK